A DNA window from Parabacteroides johnsonii DSM 18315 contains the following coding sequences:
- a CDS encoding DEAD/DEAH box helicase: MRFDELDLEEAVLDGLDAMNFLETTPVQELTIPVILEGKDIIACAQTGTGKTAAYVLPVINELSKGLHPANAINAIIMAPTRELAQQIDQQIEGFTYFVPVSAVAVYGGTDGIAWEQQKRGMEMGADIVIATPGRLLSHIKLGTVDLSQVSFFILDEADRMLDMGFYDDIMQVYKLLPETCQTIMFSATMPPKIRTLAQTILKNPEEVKIAISRPPETIMQTAYVCYDMQKLRILEDLFSQSRPQRVIIFSSSKMKVKELASTLKRMKFNVAAMHSDLEQSQREEVMKEFKNGRIDILVATDVVSRGIDINDIKLVINFDIPHDPEDYVHRIGRTARGTNGEGLAITFISTEEQFQFKRIEEFLDKEIYKIPIDPKFGETPLYEPEKYSNMRRGRGRPRKDGGKGKSNNHPGGGNQRRRGRPRKEA, translated from the coding sequence ATGAGATTTGACGAATTGGACTTAGAAGAGGCCGTATTGGATGGCCTTGACGCAATGAATTTTCTGGAGACAACTCCAGTACAGGAACTAACGATTCCGGTTATTTTGGAAGGGAAAGACATTATTGCCTGTGCACAGACTGGAACAGGAAAAACTGCGGCTTATGTGTTGCCGGTGATCAATGAACTCAGCAAAGGATTACATCCAGCCAATGCAATCAATGCCATTATCATGGCTCCCACACGCGAATTGGCCCAACAGATCGACCAGCAAATCGAAGGTTTCACCTACTTTGTCCCCGTTTCCGCCGTGGCCGTTTACGGAGGAACGGACGGCATTGCCTGGGAGCAACAAAAGCGGGGAATGGAAATGGGTGCTGATATTGTGATTGCTACCCCCGGACGTCTGTTGTCGCATATTAAGCTGGGCACTGTCGATCTGTCACAAGTTTCCTTCTTCATCCTGGACGAAGCGGACCGGATGCTCGACATGGGATTTTATGATGATATTATGCAGGTTTACAAGCTATTACCAGAAACCTGCCAAACCATCATGTTCTCCGCCACCATGCCTCCCAAGATCCGGACACTGGCTCAAACAATCTTGAAAAATCCGGAAGAAGTCAAAATAGCCATCTCCCGTCCACCCGAAACAATCATGCAAACGGCCTATGTCTGCTATGACATGCAGAAACTGCGCATACTGGAAGACCTGTTCTCACAGAGTCGTCCGCAGCGTGTCATCATATTTTCATCTTCGAAAATGAAAGTAAAAGAGCTAGCATCCACCCTCAAACGGATGAAGTTCAATGTGGCTGCCATGCATTCGGATCTTGAGCAGTCACAGCGTGAAGAAGTGATGAAAGAGTTCAAGAACGGGCGTATCGATATCCTCGTTGCCACTGATGTCGTTTCGCGCGGTATCGATATCAACGACATCAAACTGGTAATCAATTTCGACATACCCCACGATCCGGAAGACTACGTACACCGCATCGGCCGTACTGCCCGCGGAACAAACGGCGAAGGGCTGGCCATCACTTTCATTTCAACCGAAGAACAATTCCAATTCAAACGCATCGAAGAATTCTTGGATAAGGAAATCTACAAAATACCGATCGATCCTAAATTCGGAGAAACTCCTTTATACGAACCCGAAAAATATTCCAATATGCGCCGCGGTAGAGGACGCCCCCGTAAAGACGGTGGAAAAGGAAAAAGCAACAATCACCCCGGCGGCGGTAACCAGCGCCGTAGAGGTAGACCAAGAAAGGAAGCATAA
- a CDS encoding PAS domain-containing sensor histidine kinase — translation MGSTYGRKDIRPILQKQDSLHELINTILDKLPLGVFVKDAEDDFRYLYWNRFMEEITGIDTEEVEGHNDFELRFDAIMSAEERLGLDRDVMETGRTIEFSGKISDAYGIRKDIEVTKFPIALSNGKPLLLALWRDVTVRNKMENTLRRSQVLTKMALHSNDIRLCSIFVNPDSKRNYDDAVVQVNNWLPGKEDELIDISWPRFAARVHPDDRERHDEAFRKLCAGEISEVKIELRVKYPEMINYHWRESSATVYERDERGRALVILGCTINIQERKGQELNLEEAKHKAELADKMKSKYLADMSHEIRTPLNAITGFSELMAFADSDEERKGYYEIIKTNNLLLMQLINDILDLSKIEADAIKISYEPVDINELMDTTFASIKLRMPEGVQLFLEKGSCTCRFGTDSIRLLQLINNLANNAIKNTKQGSITLGYTCLPDKHLKFYVKDTGIGIAKDKLESLFTRFVKVNDYVEGIGLGLAICQGLVTKMGGSMHVESELGIGSTFSFVLPSHEG, via the coding sequence ATGGGCAGCACTTATGGCAGGAAGGATATCCGGCCAATCTTACAAAAGCAAGATTCATTACATGAATTGATTAATACGATTTTGGATAAACTACCGTTAGGCGTTTTTGTAAAAGATGCGGAAGATGATTTCAGGTATCTGTATTGGAATCGCTTCATGGAAGAAATAACCGGCATTGATACGGAAGAAGTTGAGGGGCATAATGATTTCGAGCTGCGTTTTGATGCGATCATGTCCGCAGAAGAGCGTTTAGGGCTGGATCGTGATGTCATGGAGACGGGTAGGACTATTGAATTTAGTGGGAAGATTTCTGACGCGTATGGTATCCGGAAGGATATTGAAGTTACGAAATTCCCGATTGCCTTGAGTAATGGCAAACCTCTTTTGCTGGCTTTATGGCGGGATGTTACGGTCCGCAACAAGATGGAAAATACCTTGAGGCGTTCGCAGGTACTGACTAAGATGGCTCTACATTCCAATGACATCCGTCTTTGTTCCATATTTGTAAATCCTGACAGCAAACGGAATTATGATGATGCGGTTGTCCAAGTGAATAACTGGTTGCCGGGGAAAGAAGATGAACTGATCGATATTTCATGGCCTCGATTTGCTGCCCGGGTTCATCCTGACGACAGGGAGAGACACGATGAGGCTTTTCGGAAATTGTGTGCGGGAGAGATATCGGAAGTAAAAATCGAGTTACGTGTGAAATATCCGGAAATGATCAATTATCATTGGCGTGAATCGTCGGCAACCGTTTATGAACGGGATGAACGGGGGAGAGCACTTGTGATCCTAGGATGTACGATCAACATACAGGAGCGTAAAGGGCAGGAGTTGAATCTGGAAGAAGCCAAGCATAAGGCGGAGCTTGCCGATAAGATGAAGTCCAAATATCTGGCGGATATGAGTCATGAGATCCGTACCCCGCTGAATGCGATCACCGGTTTTTCCGAATTGATGGCTTTTGCCGATTCGGATGAGGAGCGCAAGGGGTATTATGAGATCATCAAGACCAATAATCTGCTATTGATGCAACTAATAAACGATATTCTCGATCTGTCCAAGATTGAAGCCGATGCCATCAAGATCAGTTATGAACCAGTCGATATAAACGAACTGATGGATACAACATTTGCCTCTATCAAACTCCGTATGCCGGAAGGGGTGCAGTTGTTTTTGGAAAAGGGCAGTTGTACATGCCGTTTCGGAACCGATAGTATCCGCCTGTTACAATTGATCAATAATCTGGCGAATAATGCGATTAAAAATACCAAGCAGGGTAGTATCACGTTGGGATATACCTGTTTACCGGATAAGCATCTGAAATTTTATGTGAAGGATACGGGAATCGGTATCGCAAAAGATAAACTGGAGAGCCTTTTCACACGCTTTGTCAAAGTGAACGATTATGTGGAAGGAATCGGTTTGGGGCTTGCCATCTGCCAAGGTCTGGTAACTAAAATGGGCGGCTCTATGCATGTGGAATCCGAATTAGGGATCGGTTCGACTTTCTCTTTCGTATTGCCGTCACATGAGGGATAA
- a CDS encoding transporter substrate-binding domain-containing protein, translated as MKSRKLIGVYIGLLIIAVATMIMLWRLKAMSKAEVLPRDYPEIKEEGILRLVTEYNQSGYYVAGDTIEGFQYELSQAIAQLSGLEVQTLLEMSLAESFDMLEDNKCDIVARNIPITSEIKEKYLFTEPIILDKQVLIQRTEKANNGLKPIRNQLDLAGKTLYIPKDSPAQLRLQNLGHEIGDTIYVIEDELYSGEQLAIMVAKGDIDYAVCDQQIAVLSQKQLPEIDIKTDISFTQLQSWAVRKDSPILLDSLNSWLDQIRKNGTFDKIYKKYYK; from the coding sequence ATGAAATCGAGGAAACTGATAGGAGTCTACATCGGACTGCTGATAATCGCCGTTGCAACCATGATCATGTTATGGCGCCTGAAAGCCATGTCGAAAGCAGAAGTCCTTCCACGCGATTATCCAGAGATCAAAGAAGAAGGAATCCTGCGGCTGGTGACCGAATACAATCAATCGGGGTATTATGTGGCAGGCGACACGATAGAAGGTTTCCAATATGAACTGAGCCAGGCTATCGCTCAACTATCAGGCCTGGAAGTACAGACACTTTTGGAGATGAGCCTGGCTGAAAGCTTCGATATGCTTGAAGATAACAAGTGCGATATTGTCGCCCGTAATATCCCGATCACCAGCGAGATCAAAGAAAAATATCTGTTCACTGAACCGATCATCCTCGACAAACAAGTCTTGATACAACGAACAGAAAAGGCCAATAACGGACTCAAACCCATCCGTAACCAGCTCGATCTGGCTGGCAAGACTTTATATATCCCGAAAGATTCTCCCGCCCAACTCAGGCTACAAAACTTAGGACATGAGATCGGCGATACGATTTACGTGATAGAAGACGAATTATACTCCGGGGAACAACTTGCCATCATGGTAGCCAAAGGAGACATCGATTATGCTGTCTGCGACCAACAGATAGCTGTCCTTTCTCAAAAACAGCTTCCGGAAATTGATATCAAAACAGACATAAGTTTCACGCAACTCCAATCCTGGGCAGTTCGTAAAGACTCTCCTATCCTACTCGACAGTCTGAACAGCTGGCTGGACCAGATACGCAAGAACGGTACATTCGACAAAATATACAAAAAATATTATAAATAA
- a CDS encoding putative porin: MKHSLYILLLLIISASALHAQRRPGGDRKGFSLGNLSKANQEVPDSLLIPDSSATNNRRITAYRLTPLLGDPYIAPLDTHKLNFANSTLVEAESLAVGYLANTGSPAQTRIFSERKEPRDFLFADAYDYYITDPQNAQYYNTKIPYTNVMYTTMGGSESKNERLKGTLTMNFGPKINVGGDLDYIYSRGYYKNNGNKLLSYRLFGSYKSDRYEAHAYLSNFNFINYENGGLANDSVITNPDQYFAGERNQDDPKAFNTRYPVKAWNRVRGKQYFLSHHYNLGFERELEEEVDTLGNPVKVFIPVSSIIHTLEYQDNRRRFRSEADENLNECYLTPDGYPRVFGLENGTGVDDRTSYWNLRNTFGLSLREGFQDWAKFGITAFATFDKRKFQLPAQIPGLSYDPEYGSGLDASPSTIEFPVTQVYDEFSTYIGAEISKRRGNILTYNARGELCVVGDDIGEFRATGNLQTKFKLFKKDATISAEGYIKNVTPSFYMRHFHSRYFWWDNRDMNMIQQIYAGAKINLESTRTQLSAGIESIQNYVFFNKKGMPEQKSGNLQVINARIKQDVMYRAFGWENEVAYQLSSDKSVLPLPQISLYTNMYLKFKVAKVLMVQLGANMYYNTSYYAPYYEPATQQFQIQDEVKVGNYPLVNAYVNFHLKQARFFVMGYNLGSKFVNPNYFSLAHYPLDPFVLKMGVAVTFNN; this comes from the coding sequence ATGAAGCATAGCTTATACATATTATTACTCTTGATAATATCCGCTTCGGCTCTGCATGCGCAACGCCGACCAGGTGGAGACCGGAAAGGATTCTCGCTCGGGAACCTATCCAAAGCCAATCAGGAAGTTCCTGACAGCCTGCTGATTCCAGACAGCTCAGCAACAAACAACAGACGCATCACGGCCTACCGGCTTACTCCTCTATTGGGTGATCCTTATATTGCTCCATTGGACACGCATAAATTGAATTTCGCCAACAGTACACTGGTGGAAGCCGAATCACTGGCAGTCGGCTACCTGGCCAATACGGGATCACCGGCACAAACCCGTATCTTTTCCGAACGCAAGGAACCGCGCGATTTCCTGTTTGCCGATGCTTACGATTATTATATAACGGACCCTCAGAACGCACAGTATTACAATACAAAAATCCCTTACACAAACGTAATGTACACGACTATGGGGGGAAGTGAAAGCAAAAACGAACGATTGAAAGGCACACTAACCATGAACTTCGGCCCTAAGATCAACGTTGGTGGCGATTTGGACTATATCTACAGTCGCGGATATTACAAGAATAACGGCAATAAACTGTTGAGCTATCGTCTTTTCGGCAGTTACAAGTCGGATCGTTACGAAGCGCATGCCTATCTGAGCAACTTCAACTTCATAAATTACGAAAACGGAGGATTGGCCAACGACTCGGTTATCACCAACCCGGACCAATATTTTGCCGGCGAGAGAAACCAGGATGACCCGAAAGCATTCAACACGCGTTATCCAGTCAAAGCATGGAACCGTGTACGTGGCAAACAATATTTCCTCAGCCACCACTATAACCTCGGATTCGAGCGCGAGCTGGAAGAGGAAGTGGACACGTTGGGAAATCCCGTGAAAGTATTTATCCCCGTATCCAGTATCATTCATACACTGGAATATCAGGACAACCGTCGCCGTTTCCGCTCGGAAGCAGACGAGAATCTAAACGAATGTTATCTGACTCCGGATGGATACCCACGTGTATTCGGTTTGGAAAACGGTACGGGTGTCGACGACCGTACTTCCTATTGGAATCTGCGTAATACGTTCGGGCTCTCCCTCCGCGAAGGTTTTCAGGACTGGGCCAAGTTCGGCATCACCGCCTTTGCTACGTTCGACAAGCGCAAATTCCAGTTGCCGGCCCAAATACCGGGACTGTCTTACGACCCTGAATATGGAAGCGGGTTAGATGCATCTCCTTCCACCATCGAATTTCCGGTGACACAAGTATATGACGAATTCTCAACATATATTGGAGCCGAAATCTCCAAGCGTCGAGGAAATATCTTGACTTACAACGCCCGTGGAGAACTTTGCGTCGTAGGTGACGATATCGGAGAATTTCGGGCAACGGGAAACCTGCAAACCAAATTCAAGCTATTTAAAAAAGACGCGACGATCAGTGCGGAAGGATACATTAAGAATGTCACTCCTTCATTCTATATGCGTCATTTCCATTCCCGCTATTTCTGGTGGGATAACCGGGATATGAACATGATCCAGCAAATCTATGCCGGAGCCAAGATCAATTTGGAGTCCACACGGACACAGTTGTCTGCCGGGATCGAAAGCATACAGAACTATGTATTCTTCAACAAAAAAGGAATGCCGGAACAGAAAAGTGGAAATCTGCAAGTGATAAATGCCCGCATCAAACAAGATGTCATGTACCGCGCTTTCGGATGGGAAAACGAAGTAGCCTATCAGCTGAGCAGCGACAAAAGCGTACTCCCTTTGCCTCAAATCAGCCTATATACCAATATGTATCTGAAATTTAAGGTAGCAAAGGTATTGATGGTACAATTGGGTGCCAATATGTATTATAACACATCTTACTACGCCCCGTATTACGAACCGGCTACACAGCAGTTCCAGATACAGGATGAAGTGAAGGTCGGAAATTACCCGCTAGTCAATGCTTATGTCAATTTCCATCTGAAACAGGCTCGTTTCTTTGTGATGGGCTATAACCTGGGTTCCAAGTTCGTCAATCCGAACTACTTCTCGCTGGCGCATTATCCGCTGGATCCGTTCGTCCTGAAAATGGGCGTCGCTGTCACATTCAACAACTGA
- a CDS encoding 2-oxoacid:acceptor oxidoreductase family protein — MKQEIIIAGFGGQGVLSMGKILAYSGLMEGKEVSWMPSYGPEQRGGTANVTVILSDDRISSPVLNEYDIAIILNQPSMDKFENKVKKGGIIIYDGYGIHTPVKRTDVSVYRVDAMDAATEMKNEKAFNMLILGGLLKIVPMVKLENVLLGLKKSLPERHHKLIPMNEAAIKKGMEIITKVQM; from the coding sequence ATGAAGCAAGAAATTATAATAGCAGGTTTCGGTGGACAAGGGGTTTTGTCAATGGGTAAGATCTTGGCTTATTCCGGCCTGATGGAAGGGAAGGAAGTCAGTTGGATGCCTTCTTACGGCCCTGAACAACGTGGTGGAACAGCCAACGTAACCGTTATCCTGAGTGACGACCGCATCAGCTCTCCCGTATTGAACGAATATGATATTGCTATCATCCTGAACCAGCCTTCCATGGACAAGTTTGAAAACAAGGTGAAAAAAGGCGGTATCATTATTTATGACGGATACGGAATCCATACACCGGTGAAACGGACCGATGTCAGTGTATATCGCGTAGATGCGATGGACGCAGCTACCGAAATGAAAAACGAGAAAGCATTCAATATGCTGATCCTCGGCGGACTGCTGAAAATCGTCCCGATGGTGAAACTGGAAAACGTATTGTTAGGCTTGAAGAAATCCCTGCCCGAACGCCACCACAAGCTCATCCCGATGAACGAGGCGGCTATCAAGAAGGGTATGGAGATTATTACCAAAGTGCAAATGTAA
- a CDS encoding thiamine pyrophosphate-dependent enzyme, with the protein MEINEIIKPENLVYGKPGLMNENPMHYCPGCSHGVIHKLIAEVIAEMGMEDKTIGISPVGCAVFAYNYLDIDWIEAAHGRAPAIATAVKRLNPGKMVFTYQGDGDLAAIGTAETIHAANRGENIVIVFVNNAIYGMTGGQMAPTTLEGMPTATCPYGRNIALNGYPLKIGDLLAQLEGTCLVTRQSVQTAAAVRKAKKMLRKAFENSMAGKGTSIVEFVSTCSSGWKMTPEKANKWMEENMFPFYPLGDLKNKE; encoded by the coding sequence ATGGAAATTAACGAAATAATAAAACCGGAAAACCTGGTATATGGAAAACCTGGGTTGATGAATGAAAATCCCATGCACTACTGTCCCGGTTGCAGCCACGGCGTGATACACAAGCTGATTGCCGAAGTGATCGCCGAGATGGGTATGGAAGATAAAACAATCGGCATCTCTCCTGTCGGATGCGCCGTATTTGCCTATAATTATCTGGATATCGACTGGATCGAAGCGGCTCATGGACGTGCACCTGCTATCGCGACAGCCGTTAAGCGACTGAATCCGGGCAAGATGGTATTCACTTATCAGGGTGACGGCGACTTGGCTGCCATCGGTACCGCTGAAACAATCCATGCAGCCAACCGCGGAGAAAATATTGTGATCGTATTTGTTAACAATGCTATCTATGGTATGACAGGCGGTCAGATGGCTCCTACCACACTGGAAGGAATGCCGACGGCAACCTGCCCTTACGGCCGTAACATCGCCCTAAACGGTTATCCGTTGAAAATCGGCGATCTGCTTGCACAACTGGAAGGGACTTGCCTGGTCACCCGTCAGAGCGTACAGACTGCCGCAGCCGTCCGCAAAGCAAAAAAGATGCTCCGCAAAGCATTCGAAAACTCGATGGCCGGCAAAGGTACTTCAATTGTCGAATTCGTTTCCACCTGTTCATCCGGTTGGAAAATGACACCTGAGAAAGCAAACAAATGGATGGAAGAGAATATGTTCCCGTTCTATCCGTTAGGAGATCTCAAGAATAAAGAATAA